One Crocinitomicaceae bacterium genomic window carries:
- a CDS encoding response regulator transcription factor has translation MGAIREALSSLTKAELNTPRLVSETKSSKEIAELLFVTEKSEKITEVVSVKLNLYRGSNTLHKWTVSNRDLIK, from the coding sequence ATGGGAGCCATTCGTGAGGCTCTTTCTTCATTGACAAAAGCTGAATTGAATACGCCCAGATTGGTTTCTGAAACTAAAAGTTCAAAAGAAATTGCCGAATTACTTTTTGTGACTGAAAAATCAGAGAAAATTACCGAAGTCGTATCTGTAAAATTAAATCTCTACAGAGGAAGTAATACACTTCATAAATGGACAGTTTCAAACCGTGACCTGATTAAGTGA
- a CDS encoding response regulator transcription factor produces the protein MPEKSGIDVLDFIQEQQLQVKPVILTMHIDELF, from the coding sequence ATGCCTGAAAAATCGGGAATTGATGTGCTTGATTTTATTCAAGAACAACAGCTTCAGGTAAAGCCTGTTATTCTCACCATGCACATTGATGAACTTTTTTAA